cctgcgtGCTAGGCATCCCCTGccccactgagctacaccctccaccAACAGCTCTTTACTCGTATTTTCTGTCAGTGCAGAACTAAATCCAAAGTCACACACTGCATCTACGTGTCCTGTGTTTTCCCACACCTTTATGCTCTGAGAGGcttcatttttactttgatttttcttgGATTTGTTACTTTTGAAGAATACAGTCCAACTGCTTTATAACATTTCTCTATTTACCGATAATTATGGttattttttgtggttttaaaatttttaaattttatttaatttttttggcagaGAAACCACAGAAGTGATAGTGCCTTTATTACATCAGATCAGGAGACTCATGAATGAGATGAGATTCTCTCTAATCTCTCATAGGTTGGGTTCCCTGGACCCTTGACATtaaatttactatatttttacctttaaaactGATAAGCAGTTAGTCAAGTGATACTTTGAAACTCTGTAAGTGTCCTGATCTGTGTGGATCTTTTAGAAATGATGAGCGGTTTTCCTCATTCCATCACTCTCTGTATACTTGTATATTTAACTGGCATGGTATCGCCGGGTAGAGCATCTATCCTcatcattcattcacccactTCTCTATATTGCTGTGGATTCATATACTGAAACATATTTCATAGGCTACCATCCAGTACAGTCAGTATTCATTTTGATGCTCAAAATCTCTCAGAATTAGCCAGAAAAATTACTTTCCAGGCTGATATTTAAGTCCGTAGGTTTTATTGTGTATCTTTCATTATATGGAACTCACATATCTTTCATTATATAGTGTCTTACAtattataagcatttatttaattcacTATTTTGGCTTTCTTACTATTGAGTTGGAGTAGTTTCTTATGTATTCTAGGTAAAAGTTCTTTGTCAAATATGTGACTTGTGATGATTTTCTTAAGCCtgtgtcttttctatttttaaactgatGTCTGTTTatgagatttaaatttttatcaatatATTCCACTATACTTATTGCTTTATAGGTCGTGTTTAAGGTAATTTACCTTCCCCCACATCATTAAGATACCTCCAATGATTTCTTTTAGAATTActataattttcacttttaactttAGGCTCACAAGCTGTTACAATTGATTCCACGTACAGAGTGAGTAGGCAATGACAGTGATTATGCATATTCAGttgtgtaattaaaatataaaagacaacTTGTTGTTAGATGAtaaagttgctgatctcttaatctcaaatgcatttttaGAACCCTGAATTTgtactctcctctcctctcctcacgaTGACTGTTTTTGATATCACGTTTTACATCTATCTGTTCTGTGTATCAAGGGAACTGCAATGAGAATTTGCGGGCGATGCAGATGGTACTGCCAGCCATCATATGTGATAGCGTCAGGCCAAATGCCGCTACGTTCCATCCCTTAGCCAGCCTAGTAAAGAGCAGGGCCCGGGAAACAGCACACTGGGCCAAACATCAGATACTCATCGTAGGACTGGATGTCCTGGCCAACAAATAGCCCCACCTTCACTTTTATAATGAATAGATGGACCACTGCCTAAAAATTGTCCCCTGCCAGGTAAAGGACCCTAGGAATCTCTCGCCTCACACACacctaaaatataaatcaaaaccacacatTTCTCTACATATAGTGAGACCATAATACAAGGCCTTGCCTAGACCCACCTGTTCCTTCTGGCATCACAGACACTACGAATACCAACCAAGGGACACACTTCACGGCTCAAAGCACAAAGATGGGGTCTCGAAAGAAACAGTCACAAGAGAATTTTCATACCATTAAGTGGTCCCAAATCGCTTGCTTAACTGAGGAAAAATAATGATCCCCTCAAACAGCTCCTCTAAAAATTCCCGTCCAGTGGGATCCAgtaaatagctcagtggtggagtgcatgcctagcatgcatgaggtcctgggttcaatccccagtgcctccattcaaaacaaataaagaaacctaattaaacCCCCACCAAAACAagtaagcaaaaaaaataaataaaaattaaaattaaaaaatatttctgtggtgggctatttaggttatttatttaagtggaggtaccagagactgaacccaggacttcatacatcctaagcacgtgctctaccactgagctataccctcaccctaaagttaaaaaatttttaaaagaaaaaaaaacctcatccaACAAATGAACTTGAAATGGGTCTCTATCCTGCTCCAGGCCTTACCTTATCTTTAATACACTTTTAATCATGCCTCACGCCATCTTATAAGGGACAGAGGCCAGAACAAGGGAGCCAATTCCCTGGGACCAATTAACCATAGACACTTCCCCTGGCCAAGAAGATGCTCATCTGCTGTGGGACCCATTTGAGCTAAAAttccactaaaaaaattaaatctgtcaAGTGCCGCTGCATTCTGTTCTGCTGAATGTTGGTCCTATTACTATGGAATAGATGCCGTCACTGGGTTCCCACCTGGAggcccaacccccaccccatgtcAGCCACTGTTACCATTAAATAAACCAAACCCTGAGACCCACAGGAACCCGCTGTGTATCCACTTGGAAAGGATGCCCCAGGCCCACAGGCGACACCGCCCCAGTGCAAGGCCTCACCGCTGGAGCTGTCTCTGCGCCGTGCACCAGGGCAACTTCATTCTGGACACTGAAACCTCCACCACAGTGGCAACTTGCAGCTCAGGCATAAATTGGACAcgatcattttattcttttttcccgtTAGTTTTCGGAGTTGCACTGTGTTTTGAGACTGACGTCTGCTTAGCCCGTGATCCTTTGTACTAATTACTGTCTGCCAAAAACATTTCCCTACACCCCTAGGCCTTGGGCGAACCTCCTAGTAGTCACTCTAAATATTAACGGAGATTAGTGACGCCCCCTGGAGTTCCCAGGGGGACTCACTCCCCCCAGGGGGAGTCCCAGGTTGACTCAGATCAACCAACTCCAGGGGAGAAGAACCCTCACCCCCCAGACACGCACACGACCCCCTGCCCGGCATCTCTGACCATGACCGCCCCTTCCCCTTGGTTATACACAAACAGTGCGCATCCTTACGTGCACTTGACTGCGTCATAACCTTTCACTGTCCCAGAACGTCACTGCCGGGCCTACCTCCTTCCCTGAGACATAAACCGTTACTACATATCTCATACTTTCAACACACTTTACAACTCCACCAAGATATTGTTAGAGACCCCCTAAAATTTCAGACCTGTTTTCTTGGCGGATgccagaaaaatagaaaacctaattATGGGCCAACCAGCAAGAGCTCCTTTTATCTCTACCTgtgttcctccttctcctttttgtaGTGGAGGTACAGGGAATTCAACCTGGGACGTCGTGCATGCAGAGcgcatgctttaccactgagctataccctcccactccCTTTTTGTGGTCTGTCTTTTCTActctcagaataaaatattttctatgccCCTTAGGGCAACGTATACCCCACTCCCCAAAAGTCACCACAATTATCACCGCAAAGTCTCCTTAAAATAATGCCACAGTCACAGGGCCAGTTGTTCCACGTGTGCTTGCTTAGCTTCTGCAGTTGTCAGTTTGGTAGGGATGAGTCCCAGGGCCGACCTCGGAGCGAACCTTGTTGACCTCTCTACTGCAAGCCAGCCTGCCTGAGCACCTTTCAAGTGCAGATCGGAGCTCTGCCTCCTTTCACAACCAGGGGAATGTTTCCCCTGCCCTCAGTCaacccagggccaggtaccagacgACTCAGGAGAAGTCCCATTTGCCCCAAAGCCTGAGGAAACTGTCCTAACCAGCCAGTCCTAGCCTGCTTACCCAGCCCTGCCTCGCTCTCCCGCGGACACCCCGATAAAGGCTGTGTCCTAGGATTTCCTGTTCCTTCCCCTGCTTCTCGCTCCTGACCACCCTGGTCACCAAATACAGAAAGATCGTCGAGGTATATTATTTCAGGGGCTAAAATGATAGGTTAACGTTCAGTTTGTGGCCTGACCACAAGATagtacaggaaaggaaaggaccAAACGAACAGAAACGATGGGGGAATACTCGAAATAGTACAGGACGCAGTACTGTAATCACACAAGAGTGAAGGGCGATGTGAACTGTTCACACTTTCTGATAACTGCACAGACTAATGCAAAGGAGGATACGCTGTGTGGATGTTATGAGATTTGTGAGGTAGCTTTTGAATTAGTTTTGAAAGACTATGTGCTTAGTTGCAGGGGGTAAAGATTTCTTTTGCAAGCCAGTTGACAATGAGAGATGGAATCTCTTCTGAGTTATCAGTACATGGTTCAAAAAAGttgccttaaaaataaaagaatggatgtAGGAGGTGCCCAGCtggtggagtagagagactcacagctcattctctcccacaaatacacagAGTTACATCTACAGACCCATGAATCtcacagaacacctgctgaactctggcagttctctcacttcaaaatacaggattctcacaaaatccaattAACAGCGAGTTCattctgtatagcaaagggagctatactcagtatcttgtagtaactcatggtgaaaaagaatatgaaaatgaatatatgtatgttcatgtatgactgaagcactatcatgtacaccaaaaactgacacattgtaaactgagtgtacttcaaaaatatatatatatccaaaaaaaaaaaaagaaaagtcaacattaaaaaaaaagtcagtatcactttttttttttttttaactagaggACTATTTAATGGAGATCATTTTTAATACCCTGGACCTATGATATGCAAATCAATAACTCCTGTACTAATTTTAACCactaaaaattactataaaagtGATGAAGTTTTCTCACAGActggtatttataaaataagcaaaagaaaatcactgaatatatttatgttgacttgaaaaaacaagaaaatagctaaataaaaaatttcataattttggaATTCAGGGATATATAAAGACTCATAATTTTGGTATTAAACACATGCTATTGGCATTTCAAGACAGATGTTTACACATGTATGTACACTATATATAGACTTCacttagtggggagggtacagctcagtggtagagcacatgcttagcatgcatgaggtcctgggttcaatccccagtacctcctttaacaataaataaacctaattacctccctccttgaaaataaaataatacaatcataaatgaataaaaaaacaaaaaatgtttaaaaaaatacatagactTCAGTAAAGTTGCTGTAAGTTCAGATTACAAAAGACTGAATATGAATTTTGTACTAACAGAAGAGTATAGTCAATCTTCTAGACAGAAAAAGACCTTTATAAAATCAGCTACTGGTGTTTGGAATTAAAATACtgtgaaaattttaattatatgaaaaGGAGCtgagagaaacaaattttaaattatttagataCCTGGGGGGAGGCTACATGCCAGCGGTGCAGTGCATGCTCAGAATGCACCAGaccctgggttcagtctccagtacctgcattaaaataagtaagtaaataaatttagaaagctAATTGGCCCCccaggtctttctttttttaagcattttttattgagtaacagtcattttacaatccccccaaatctttttaaaaaacaaaaaattatttacatatttcatGTTGGCCATTAAAACCTGATGATGTGTTTCTTTTCAGGGTTAAGCAATTTCCCAATGATTACGACCCATACATTGCATCTGCCCAGGGAAACTGAAGGGTCACACAGAGCAACCACTCCAAATCCATGTGATCATCGGCATTTCCAATGACTATAACATACCCCCATAGTACCCGGATCTTCAGTCCTTATTGCCCAGTTTCACATGACTTTTTTAGACTGAGTATTCAGtcattaatgttaaaaaaatttcaaaggtaaCAGTAAGCTGTTATTGTATAATTAGTAAAAGCAAGTacagatgttttaaatattttacaaataatttgcAATAAGGAATGCTAGTATTTTCACCCACCTGATcacatccctcccctgccctttcttaAATAGAAGTTCAGACTTCCCCGCCTGTCCTTAGTGATTACCTCAAACCCCCCCTTCACTTCCTGCTGCTCTCCCATTTCTCATACTCCTAACACACGGGATCCATCCCACTCCAGGGAGGCTGCACACACCTTGCTCCCATGGGTCTTTCCAGGCCATTTTCCTCCAGTTGAGAACATGAActcaatgctttaaaaatatatttaaaggaaacaaaagtaaaaaacaaaaaacatttctgGAGTCTCTACAAGATCCACAATGACAGACTTTCCTGGGGCCTTAAATTCAGGAATTTtccaacaacccaaatgtccatcgacagatgactggatgaagaagatgtggtgtgtatgtatttCTACAACAGAAtgctgctcagccataaaaaagaatacaatcgTGCCAgctgcagccacatggatggacctggagctcatcattctaagtgaagtcagccggaaagagaaagaaaaacaccatacgGTATCACTTGTATTTGGAATCTataaaagacacaagtgaacttacctccaaaacagagacagactcagagacatagagaacaaacttatggtgagCAGGGGGTAAACggggtggcaagggataaattgggaatttgaaaattgcacctcttggggagtgaggGTAATGTTCGCTGTCTGGATTGTGCTGGaggtttcatgggtgtacacatctagcaaaatccatcaaattgtacatctgaagtatGTGTGGTTTACAGTACAGAAACTGCTTCATTATACACACGACCATTTTTAGTTCCCTGTTAAGACGGATACAGGCAGAGACATCACCGCCCTTACTGGCAACAGTGTCACCCGTTCTTGAACTTTAAGAGGCCCCCAAACGTCCACAGATGTTGAAATGGATAGGTGAACACCGCCGCCCAGACCCACCCAACTACAACCGGACGAGGAGACAGCGTTTTCCTCGCCCTGCAGGCAAAGCAGAACCGAGACACGCGGGTGTCACTGATGATGAGCACGAAGGGGCTGAACGTTGGAAAACACATGGCCACGAGGACAGAGACGTTCACCATCCACTGGCTGCGATTTGCCACCAGAGTCATCCAGATTGTCAAAACTATGTAGAGCAAACAGAATGCAAAGAAAGAGCTCACCAGGACCAGGAGGATGCGAGTGGCTCTGGCCTCGTGCGAAGGTCTAGGGGGGAGTCTGTGGCTGCAGAGGTGCTCGACTCGCCGTTTGTGCATGTACAGGATGAGAACGATGTTGCCACTGGCCCAGATACTGAAACCTAAACTCATAGTATCAGGGGAGAAACACAGGACAGCCAGTAATAAGCCTACAAAACCCTCTTCTAGATGCCAAGAACAGTAtccataatttcttttcatactAAGGTTCTTCCATTGCAACGGACCCTTTATTATTAAGGGAAGACATGAATTAATCACGATATGCACAatccagcagagggaacagcagaagACGATGAGCTTTAGGGATCTGAGCTTGAGCTCCATCCACCTCCAGATACTGGGCTTGAGCTTAATGGCCTGGAAGCCGTTGAAGAGGCAGACGGTGCTGAAGGAAACGCCTGCGGCCACTCCGTGGAGGCAGAAGACCAGCTTACACCCAGGGTCATCCGGGAAATACGTCCATCCGAACGCTGCCAGAGTCTGAGGTGCGCCCTTGGAGAAGAGAGCCACGGAGCTGGCTGAGACCAGCTGCGTGAGGACCGGGTCAGTGGGTCTCAGACTGTGTCTGGTGAGCAAAGTGAAATTGTAAAGACAAAGGAGGGAGGTATTTCCGACGAGGCTGATTCCCGTCTGAGTGAGGAACACGACGCCCATTTCCGAGCTGGGGGAAAACATCACATCAGCACCGAGAGGGCACCGGGTTCACTGACGTGAGAGGATTGAACAGCAGAACAAATGAAAGGTGATGTCAACACCACGTCCCTCAATTTTCAGTACGCGGCCTGCACTGTATACAGTGTCACGTGCTGTCTGCAGCGGAGTCTCTGCTCAGGCAGGCAGAGGCAACGCCAGACCCGGGTTGGAAAAAGCCTCCGTACTCACCTCCCAGGGGGACTGGAGGTGGCCAGACGCACAGCAGGGTCCTCTGTGGCTGGAGAGACGAGTGAGGGGGTTGCGTGGGTACTGACACGCATCTTCCCAACCACGTACTCTCACATGAAAAAGACAAGATGCAGAGCCTGTGGGGagtaggtttctttttttattttatttttgaatgtagAGAGGTgatggtgtagctcagtggtagagcgcatggttcgtatgaatgaggtcctgggttcaatccccagtaccttcactaaataaaccagtaaataaacataattatctccctccaagaaagaaaagaataaaaattataagaagGGAGAGGAATATAAATTAGAGGGCAGAGACTGAAAATATTGATCAAAATTAGATgtcaaaatccaaaaaaaaaaaaattaccctggTTGCCTCTCACATGATGTTCTATACACACTTgtaaaaaaatctgaagttaCACAGAGGCATGTAGGAAAATTAAAGTacctaaaagaaatactaaacaCTTGTCCTGACTCATATTTTGCTAATTATACAGGCATTaattagaaacattaaaaaatctattaatataattgGTAAATAAGACTTTCATTATAAAGCAAgagaatatagaaataatttataCAAAAACTCAAAAGCCTCTAAGTCTCGGGGGAAATAAGGCACACAGCATGTAACTGTAAAACACGTACGTATTCCTtagatcttttctctttctggtggtggtggtgggaggtaacAGGTTTATCCTCTTGTTCATTCGCAGaggcggcactggggattgaccccagagCCCCGCGcgtgccaagcacgtgctctaccactgagctatactctccctcgCATTTCTTTTCCCTGAAAGAATCCAGACATCGTAAACAAGTCCACAGAAACGGCCACCTGAAGTGCCAAGACTGATATCCAAAAGCCATTTCTCACTAACAGAAAGCAAGGTATCTTGAAAGTACATAATGCTTCTGAGTGTGGGGCAGAAAACGTCCAAAATGTCCCTAAAACCTCTTGTCAAACAGACAAGTTAGCCACATTTCTGTAAATAAGCATCTTCCCGCTCCAGACATGGCAGAAAGACTGAGCCTTCCTCTTctctaaataaatgttaacattctTCTAATAAGGACAAAACGCTACAGGGATATTGTTACAGACTCCACCTAGGCCGGCATGCTCTCTCCCCCCAGACAAAACAAATGCCCAGAGTGGTGCCTGTCACTTGGACACCAGGCGCCAGCTCAGCAGCTGGGAGCACGTCTATCTGATTGTTGGTCACCTGCCTGGAGCCCGAGGCCTTGAGAGTGAACGCGGCGAGGCCCCCCGTGTTTGGTCAGGGACAGAGGAGGCATGATTTCAGACAAGGctgcagcaggaaggagagagagatgtcaGGTGGTTTCAATGCAGGTGAACGAGGGTGGCAATATGCCTTggcttcctaaaaaaaaaaattatgaaaaaaaactgtcctgaatgtgtgtgtctataGGTGTGTGTCTAGTTTTATGTTCCCATCACccaaaacagaattatttctctATAAGGATGACTGACTTTTCTAGTGATGTCTGTCTCCAAATCTGACACTTACCTGACCAGAACCGCTGCTGACCTGGCTGGCATGTCCTGTCAGGACAGCGCGTGCCTGGGCAGCCCTCGTGCGGGTGTGCAAAGGGGGCGTCTCAGCCCCGAGATGAGGGTTTGGCCTCTTGTGACCTCATCTCCTTGTCGGGAGGCGATTATCATTTCACCTGTCGGGGCACTGACAGGGtggccagggagggaagagggcctGTGAGAAACACCCGTGGATTGTGCCCTTGGAGAAAGCTGCAAACGGGAGTGACGGGCTCGCCAACGGGGacggcagagatgggagtgaaaTGAACAACGGTCCCCAGGGAAGGGGAGCCGGGGACCCGGAGCGCCAGCAAGCGGGGGAAGTCCAGCACACGGCTCTGTTTGATTTTTAATCACCTTGTTGGTTTTGTCTTCAAAACATGAGTCTTGTTTTTATTCCTGAGCCTCTGAGGTACCACTGACGCTGAAGGGAGGACAGTCAATGAATACACTCAGAGCCAGGCATGTGACAGTGACACTGGGTGCTTCAAGAAATGCTTTATAGCTTATGTGGACCATGCACTTTTCTGGGCCCAGGAGATAGATCAGTACGCAAACCATTAAAGTAATCTTGCCACGGTGGACTGTTTATTCTGGCTGAGAGACCCAGACAGTAAGTGAAGCACCCAAGTTATTATGCAGTGCATTATTAGAAGCTGACGGGCttaatgaaaaagaggaaagaagaggatacagatggagaaaaacatgAGCGTAGGCTGAACAGGATGCTCACAGTACGACTCAAACTGATagtattttagaaaatgctttttagcACACgtacaacagataaacaaggacctactgtggagcacaggggactacattcaatttcttgtagtaacataacggcagagaatctgaaaagaaaaaatatacatgtaggtaactgtataactgaatcgcttctctgtacacctgaaactaacgttgtacaccaactacacgtcaataaaaataaaatttaaaaaggaaaaagaaaacgcTTTAATGAGATGAGGAAAAACTGGTTTCTTTGCAATCCAACATATACGGATATTTTTTCTTGGTGTTGCCTACTGAATAGTCCTTGTGGCCTAATGTTGAAGGACAATAAATACAGTGACTGTTTCATCACTGAACGtaggtgaaatattttaatgacagaTCCTATTTCTGGTCTTTGcggtagggttttgttttgtccCCTTCCACTTCTACTTCGtttcaaaaaatgttaagaagGGTTGAAATTGAATCAAATTATGTGATCCACttgattaacttatttttattgaagtatagtctgttgcgatgtgtcagtttctggtgtacagcatcatgtttcggtcatacatacatatattcattttcacattctttttgattaaaggttactacaagctattgaatacagtgcCCGGtgctataaaagaagaaatttgttttttatatgtgATTCATTTGACATGATTATGTGATAGATCTCATTTTCGACTAAGCAGTGAAACACATGAAACCattttgggattttaaaaattctgatataATTTCCAGCTTACAGAAAAGCTGCAAggatttcaaaaagatacacttgtaagcatttttttccaactttaaaaactttgtattttgatCTATTTacttgaatcttttttctttctttttatgtttttacactGAACAATTGGTGtatggtttggaaatatttttcttctttgccagTGAATCCTTCAGTGCTTAATTCCTGGAATAATGGGAATTTTCCTTTATAGACTCAGAATACTAGATTGAAATCAGGAATTTTAATATTGGCACAATACTactattaaaataacaatacatAACACATTACCATCATTTGTTTCAATATTGCCCTTTGtagggggagtaattaggtttatttattcatttaatggcagtactggggactgaacccaggacctcgtgcattctaagcatgcgctctacccctgagctatagcctcccctcaTCCAGTATTCTCCTTCTTAAGTATTCTTCCTCATCCAGGTCCAAATCCAGATTCATATATTGCATTTAGTTTTCAC
This region of Camelus ferus isolate YT-003-E chromosome 9, BCGSAC_Cfer_1.0, whole genome shotgun sequence genomic DNA includes:
- the LOC102521913 gene encoding vomeronasal type-1 receptor 1 yields the protein MRVSTHATPSLVSPATEDPAVRLATSSPPGRHSLRPTDPVLTQLVSASSVALFSKGAPQTLAAFGWTYFPDDPGCKLVFCLHGVAAGVSFSTVCLFNGFQAIKLKPSIWRWMELKLRSLKLIVFCCSLCWIVHIVINSCLPLIIKGPLQWKNLSMKRNYGYCSWHLEEGFVGLLLAVLCFSPDTMSLGFSIWASGNIVLILYMHKRRVEHLCSHRLPPRPSHEARATRILLVLVSSFFAFCLLYIVLTIWMTLVANRSQWMVNVSVLVAMCFPTFSPFVLIISDTRVSRFCFACRARKTLSPRPVVVGWVWAAVFTYPFQHLWTFGGLLKFKNG